The window TAATGACTGCGGCGCTGGTGGCCCCCATGTGCACAAACATCGTCCGTTGCTGCCTGTCTTCGTCCCGCCGAAATTGCCAACTGTAACAGCGCAAAAGCGCTAGCGGTTCGGCATCGACGGCAATCGGCTTCAACCCGGCGGCTTCCACCGCTTCAAGAATTTCCTCCAGCGCCGGCCGATGGCAGGCTAGCAAGATGACTTCGCGTTTGATGGCTTCCCCTTGGCGGACATCGGCGGCTTCCAAAAACCGCGATTCCGTTTCCGCATACGGAAACGGCAGCCGACTGGCGGCTTCCTGCTCGAGCAGCCTGGCAGTTTCCTCCGGCGCCGCTTTCGGCAGCCGGACATTTTGCACAAACAGCTCACGCGCCCCGAGGCAAATGACTGCTTCACGCCCGCGGAAGCTTCGCCCTTCCCGTGCCGTGCGAAGGGCGGCGGTCAGTTCGGCCGTGCGGTTGGGCTGCTCCGCATTGCCCGATGCGTCGGTGGTTCCCCCTGTGGAAGTTGATGAAGACAAATCGCGCCGTGCCGCATCCAACACGCGCGTTCGATCGGCATTGAGCTGCAGGAGCTTTATGGAGCGGCTGCCAATATCAATGCCAATAGGTCCAGCTCGGTTTGGACTTAGAATGCGAATCATGGCGTGCTCA of the Pirellulales bacterium genome contains:
- the pilM gene encoding pilus assembly protein PilM, whose product is MIRILSPNRAGPIGIDIGSRSIKLLQLNADRTRVLDAARRDLSSSTSTGGTTDASGNAEQPNRTAELTAALRTAREGRSFRGREAVICLGARELFVQNVRLPKAAPEETARLLEQEAASRLPFPYAETESRFLEAADVRQGEAIKREVILLACHRPALEEILEAVEAAGLKPIAVDAEPLALLRCYSWQFRRDEDRQQRTMFVHMGATSAAVIIARGTEPLFIKYIDIGGQHLDEVVAAHLKMDLPAAAALRRHNGDRRSGQQDPEIARSIVESTRPVIERLANELAMCVRYHSVTFRGQPISRLIVGGGEAAPSLVEELTARLDLKCELGDPLRSFELAIQTGRRGQWDLAVGMALRERVTAVA